The Salminus brasiliensis chromosome 3, fSalBra1.hap2, whole genome shotgun sequence genome contains a region encoding:
- the ctps1a gene encoding CTP synthase 1 — protein sequence MNNIMKYILVTGGVISGIGKGIIASSVGTILKSCGLHVTAIKIDPYINIDAGTFSPYEHGEVFVLDDGGEVDLDLGNYERFLDIRLTKDNNLTTGKIYQSVINKERRGDYLGKTVQVVPHITDAIQEWVMRQARIPVDDDGMEPQVCVIELGGTVGDIESMPFIEAFRQFQFKVKRENFCNIHVSLVPQPSATGEQKTKPTQNSVRELRGLGLSPDLIMCRCSTPLDNSVKEKISMFCHVEPEQVICVHDVSSIYRVPLLLEDQGVVKYFCRRLDLPIESRPRKMLAKWKEMSDRSDRLLEQCSIALVGKYTKFSDSYASVIKALEHSALAISHKLEVKYIDSADLEPATLQDEPVKYHEAWQKLCSADGILVPGGFGVRGTEGKIQAISWARKQKKPFLGVCLGMQLAVCEFARNMLGWADANSTEFDPESKYPVVIDMPEHNPGQMGGTMRLGKRRTIFKTKSSILRKLYGDADYVDERHRHRFEVNPELKQHFEEKGFHFVGQDVEGERMEVIELEDHPYFVGVQYHPEFTSRPIKPSPPYFGLLLAAAGKLHSYLQKGCRLSPRDTYSDHSGSSSPDSEIVEFKLPPVSQD from the exons ATGAATAACATAATGAAGTATATTCTGGTAACGGGTGGTGTAATCTCTGGGATTGGTAAAGGCATTATTGCAAGTAGTGTTGGTACCATTCTGAAGTCCTGCGGCCTCCATGTCACTGCCATTAAAATTGATCCCTACATCAACATCGATGCTGGGACCTTCTCTCCCTATGAGCACG GTGAAGTTTTTGTGTTGGACGACGGCGGAGAGGTAGACCTTGATTTGGGCAACTATGAGCGTTTTCTGGACATCCGCCTCACCAAGGACAACAACCTCACCACTGGAAAGATTTATCAGTCTGTGATTAACAAGGAGCGACGTGGAGACTACCTGGGCAAAACTGTTCAGG TGGTGCCACACATAACTGATGCTATTCAGGAGTGGGTGATGAGGCAGGCCAGAATCCCTGTAGATGATGATGGCATGGAGCCTCAAGTGTGTGTCATTGAG TTGGGTGGCACAGTCGGAGACATTGAGAGCATGCCTTTCATTGAGGCATTCAGACAGTTCCAGTTTAAAGTGAAAAGGGAAAATTTCTGCAACATCCACGTCAGTCTGGTTCCTCAG CCTAGTGCTACTGGTGAGCAGAAGACCAAACCTACCCAAAACAGTGTACGAGAACTGCGAGGGCTTGGCCTGTCCCCAGACCTG ATCATGTGCCGTTGTTCCACACCGCTTGATAATTCAGTGAAAGAGAAAATCTCCATGTTCTGCCATGTGGAACCTGAACAG GTCATTTGTGTCCATGATGTCTCATCCATCTACAGAGTGCCCCTGCTGCTGGAGGACCAGGGTGTAGTAAAATACTTCTGCCGCAGGCTGGACCTGCCAATCGAAAGCAGACCCAGAAAGATGCTTGCCAAGTGGAAGGAGATGTCTGATAG ATCAGACAGACTGTTGGAGCAGTGTTCCATTGCCCTGGTTGGGAAGTACACAAAGTTCTCTGACTCATACGCCTCAGTCATCAAAGCCCTTGAACACTCTGCTCTCGCCATCAGCCACAAACTAGAGGTTAAG TACATTGATTCTGCAGACTTGGAGCCTGCTACTTTGCAGGACGAACCTGTGAAGTATCATGAGGCTTGGCAAAAACTGTGCAGTGCAGA TGGTATTCTGGTACCAGGCGGTTTTGGAGTGAGAGGAACAGAGGGCAAGATTCAGGCCATCAGCTGGGCCCGCAAGCAGAAGAAACCTTTCTTGG GTGTGTGCTTGGGTATGCAGCTTGCAGTTTGTGAATTTGCCAGGAACATGCTGGGCTGGGCAG ATGCCAACTCCACTGAATTTGACCCGGAATCGAAATACCCTGTG GTGATTGATATGCCTGAGCACAATCCTGGGCAAATGGGCGGCACCATGAGACTTGGAAAGAGGCGGACCATTTTCAAAACAAAGTCTAGCATTTTGA GAAAACTTTATGGAGACGCAGATTATGTAGATGAAAGGCATAGACATCGGTTTGAA GTGAACCCAGAGCTGAAGCAGCATTTTGAGGAAAAAGGCTTCCACTTTGTGGGACAGGATGTAGAAGGAGAGAGGATGGAGGTCATAGAACTGGAGG ACCATCCATACTTTGTGGGCGTGCAGTACCACCCAGAATTCACATCCAGGCCAATCAAGCCCTCGCCTCCGTACTTTGGCCTGCTACTGGCCGCAGCTGGAAAACTTCACAGTTACTTGCAAAAGGGCTGCCGCCTCTCGCCACG CGATACATACAGTGACCACAGTGGTAGCAGTTCTCCAGACTCTGAGATAGTGGAGTTCAAACTGCCCCCCGTCTCCCAGGACTGA